The Heterodontus francisci isolate sHetFra1 chromosome 33, sHetFra1.hap1, whole genome shotgun sequence genome has a segment encoding these proteins:
- the LOC137347879 gene encoding mu-type opioid receptor-like codes for MGGVVADWQFTAQACRDWPNLLLSQGSGTLRLRGSWRAARNILPGEGRRAPDAVYVLCHFTDDGGTSDSASHFSSFLSHDFFMNERSQLDRRRAMEDNAEVTSREQEPPRGAHHFRTPCIYWPLMTYQFFEKVTKQVDEGKAVDVVSMDFRGRPGVMRKDVSRNPPQTNRTLRTYSRKVAREDSGEPRLHELGIRGSGLSTKGSLLQRNHHEEDLEIEPFTVLCHPCTPLLWCFLEWFAGTPSRCYFCTSSLTAVISSLFSLLSLTVNFLAIVILSRGKCGLSTCTTCYLVAMATADLMVIITEVILMRIVNYYFQGSFLNITPVCSANIVLLRAASDCSVWFTVTFTFDRFFAICCQKLKTKYCTEKTASVVLATTCTLLCLKNIPFYFAYESREIIGNVPWGCSVKPSYFTEPGWVGFDWFDTVLIPLLPFSLILLLNTLTVRHILVTSQVRKGLRGQSKGENRSDPEMESRRKSMILLFTISGSFILLWLVYVIHFFYYSITGTQHRDYNNSEYIFVYVGYMLQLLSCCTNTFIYAVTQSKFREQLKCVVKYPVKSIIQLINKQN; via the exons ATGGGCGGTGTCGTCGCTGATTGGCAGTTCACGGCGCAGGCGTGCCGGGATTGGCCGAACCTGCTGCTTTCACAAGGCTCAGGGA CCCTCCGACTTCGGGGGTCTTGGCGGGCAGCCCGGAACATTCTACCTGGAGAGGGCCGCCGTGCCCCCGACGCCGTATATGTCCTGTGCCATTTTACCGACGACGGCGGGACCTCG GATTCTGCATCCCACTTCTCGTCTTTCCTCAGTCATGATTTTTTCATGAATGAGAGAAGCCAGTTGGACAGAAGAAGAGCAATGGAAGACAATGCAG AGGTGACCAGTCGTGAGCAAGAACcgccaaggggagctcaccacttTCGAACTCCGTGCATCTACTGGCCCCTCATGACATaccagtttttcgagaaggtgaccaaacaggtggacgagggtaaagcagtggatgtggtgtctatggatttca ggggcaggcctggtgTGATGAGGAAAGACGTCAGCAGGAATCCTCCTCAAACGAATAGGACGCTGAGGACGTACAGCAGAAAAGTTGCAAGGGAGGACAGTGGGGAACCCAGGCTACACGAGCTAGGGATACGTGGCAGTGGCTTATCAACCAAAGGGTCTCTACTCCAAAGGAACCACCatgaagaagatttagagattgaacctttcacagtgttgtgtcacccgtgCACACCATTGTTGTGGTGCTTTTTGGAATGGTTTGCGGGTACTCCTTCACGGTGCTACTTCTGCACGAGCAGCCTGACTGCAG taatttccagtctcttttcccttctctctcttacagttaattttctggccattgtgattctgtcccggggaaagtgcggactctccacctgcaccacgtgctacctggtggccatggcaacagcagatctaatggtcattatcactgaggttatACTGATGCGGATTGTTAATTATTATTTCCAGGGATcgttcctgaacatcacccctgtgtgcagtgcTAACATTGTGCTGCTCCGTGCAGCcagtgactgttctgtctggttcactgtcactttcacctttgatcgatttttcgccatttgttgccagaagctgaaaactaaatattgcactgagaaaactgcatctgtggttctagcaacaacctgtactctgctctgtttaaaaaacatccccttctactttgcatATGAAAGTAGAGAGATAATCGGCAATGTACCGTGGGGCTGTTCagtaaagccaagctattttactgagcccggatgggtgggatttgattggtttgatacggttttaatcccattgctcccattcagtTTAATTCTGctgctcaacactctgacagtcagacacattttagtgaccagtcaagtccgtaagggactgaggggtcagagcaagggagagaatcgcagtgacccagagatggagagcagaaggaagtctatgatcttactcttcaccatatctggcagcttcatacttctgtggttggtgtatgtcatACATTTCTTCTATTACAGCATTACAGGAACACAACACAGGGATTACAacaattctgaatatatatttgtaTATGTTGGATACATGCTGCagcttttaagttgctgcacaaacacatttatctatgctgtgactcagtccaagttccgaGAACAGCTCAAATGtgtggtgaaatatccagttaaatcaattattcaattaattaataaacaaaactga